A single window of Archangium gephyra DNA harbors:
- a CDS encoding SDR family NAD(P)-dependent oxidoreductase, translating into MRPPIDSGTVLITGASSGIGRELARQLARRARTLVLVARREERLEVLRDELLEHNPTLGVMVERCDLSHPDEVDSLLDSLHRHLVRVDVLVNSAGLGDYSLYEQESWARIHQMVQVNVTAPLLLTHRLLRRMVERKRGGILNISSGGARTFVPGLAVYAATKHFLDGFTESLRLELMGTGVVVTQVAPGPVDTEFSEVAGTQERVGKAPAWMRISAAQCAREALEGFDRAQPLVHPGMAYRWMMRLSALMPRGVLRAEGLPAARQLRYGTSLLEPAHPDTGQRVLLAGGPEGA; encoded by the coding sequence ATGCGTCCACCCATTGATTCGGGCACGGTCCTCATCACCGGGGCGTCCTCGGGGATTGGCCGGGAGCTCGCCCGCCAGCTCGCCCGCCGGGCCCGGACGTTGGTGCTGGTGGCCCGCCGCGAGGAGCGTCTGGAGGTGCTGCGCGACGAGCTGCTCGAGCACAACCCCACCCTGGGCGTGATGGTGGAGCGGTGCGACCTGTCCCACCCGGACGAGGTGGACTCGCTCCTGGACTCGCTGCACCGGCACCTGGTGCGGGTGGACGTGCTGGTGAACAGCGCGGGCCTGGGGGACTACAGCCTCTACGAGCAGGAGAGCTGGGCGCGCATCCACCAGATGGTGCAGGTGAACGTGACGGCGCCCCTGCTGCTCACCCACCGGTTGTTGCGGCGCATGGTGGAGCGCAAGCGCGGCGGCATCCTCAACATCAGCTCCGGTGGGGCGCGGACCTTTGTCCCGGGGCTGGCCGTCTATGCCGCCACCAAGCACTTCCTCGATGGGTTCACCGAGTCGCTGCGGCTGGAGTTGATGGGCACGGGGGTGGTGGTGACGCAGGTGGCCCCCGGGCCCGTGGACACCGAGTTCAGCGAGGTCGCGGGGACGCAGGAGCGCGTGGGCAAGGCTCCGGCGTGGATGCGCATCTCCGCCGCGCAGTGTGCCCGCGAGGCCCTCGAGGGGTTCGATCGCGCACAGCCGCTCGTGCACCCGGGCATGGCCTACCGGTGGATGATGCGGTTGTCGGCGCTCATGCCCCGGGGCGTGCTGCGGGCCGAGGGCCTTCCGGCCGCGAGACAGCTCCGGTATGGCACCTCGCTGCTGGAGCCCGCGCACCCGGACACCGGCCAGCGCGTGTTGCTGGCCGGTGGACCCGAGGGGGCGTGA